The following DNA comes from Verrucomicrobiota bacterium.
TATCCTACCGGCGGCCCGCGCACAACCGGGAGGGTCCGCTCGTCGCGGGATTGAGGAAGTGGAAATCGCCTGAGAGCGCCTCACGCTCACCGTTCACCTCAGATCATACGCAATTATGCGTATGCCCCTGTGCTTTGCGCGGGTGGCGCGTTCTGTTAAACAACAACCGCAACCCTCAATCACGTGAAAGTTTTCCGTCGTCGCACCTTCCTGTTTATCCCGATCGGCCTGCTGTATTTTTGCGTCGCATCCGCCCGTGCCCAGGCGTGGCATCCTGCCGGGGACAACCTGAAGACGGGCTGGACGTCGCAGGTCCAACCCGACCAACCGCTGAACGAGTACCCCCGCCCGGAACTGCAGCGAGACGGGTGGCAAAACCTCAACGGCCTGTGGGATTACGCCATTACCGACGCGACCGCAGCGGGCCCGCCGGCTTCCTGGCAGGGCAAAATCCTCGTACCGTTCTGCGTCGAGTCCTCCCTGAGCGGGGTGCAGACGCGGGTGAACGGAAGCCAATACCTATGGTACCGCCGCGAGTTTAGAGCCAAACGCCCGGCCGGCGGCGGTCACCTCCTGCTGCACTTCGGCGCATGCGACTGGCGGACCGTGGTGTTTTTGAACGGCGAACTGGTGGGCAGTCACGCGGGCGGTTACGATCCTTTCACCTTTGACCTCACCCCGTTTCTCGGCGAGGGCGATAACCAAACCTTAACGGTCCAGGTTTTTGACGCGACCGACGAGGGTGAACCGATCACCCGGAATGATGAAAGCGATAAGCGGTCCGTAAGCGACCAAAGCGACCAGCCGCGGGGAAAACAGACCTCGATTCAAGACCCGAATTATTTCTTTTATCCTATTACGTACACGCCGACGACCGGCATCTGGCAGACGGTATGGCTCGAAGAGGTGCCCGGCGTCTACATCGAACGGTTAGTGGTGAAGCCCGACCTGGACTCGGGCCGGTTGGAGGTCACCGCCGTGACGCCGGGCGGCGCCGGTCCGGTTCAGGTGACGGTCCGGGGACCAGTCAACGTGGCGGGCGGCGCGGAGGGCGCAAAAGCCACCCAAGGGACCGGCGTGGCCAACGCGCCGGTAGAACTGGTGATCCCGGACCCGCAGGCGTGGAGTCCCGAGCAGCCCGCCCTTTACGACCTCGAAGTCACGTGCGGCCCGGATCGGGTCCGCAGCTACTTCGGCTTTCGCACGATCGAGCGGCGCAAGGACGGCCGCGGGAGGGAGCGGTTCTACCTTAACCATCACCCCATTTTCCTCTACGGACCCCTGGACCAGGGCTATTGGCCCGACGGCATCTACACGGCGCCCACCGACGAGGCGCTCGCGCACGATTTGGACGTCGAAAAGAGCTTCGGGTTTAACTGCGTGCGCAAGCACATCAAGGTCGAACCGGCCCGCTGGTATTATTGGGCCGACCGCAAAGGCCTGTTGGTCTGGCAGGATTTCCCCGCCTTGGGCCCGGTGCTGGACGCCGATCACACCCAAAACCAGCCGGATTTCACGCGGTCTCCGGCGGCCAAAGCGCAAATTGAAACCGAAATGCGCCGCATGGTCGAGGCCCTTGCCTGCCACCCGTCGATCATCCTTTGGACCGTGTTCAACGAGGCCTGGGGCCAGTACGACACCGGACGCGTTACTCAATTGTTTCAACGCTGGGATCCCACCCGTCTGGTGGACAGCGTCAGCGGCTGGAATGACCGCGGGTACGGCGATCTTTTCGATGAACACGATTACAATCCGCCGGCTCGAGACCCGGACACCAACGGCCCGTTCGGCAGGGTGGGCAACCCGGGCCGGATCGTGGTAATCGGGGAGTACGGCGGCCGCGGCGTCAGTGATTCAGGTTTGGAGACGGAGGGACTGATGGCGCACATGTGGAAACACAAACCGCTTTGGCGGTACCAGGAACTCAGCGGGACGGCTCAACTGAAACAGGCGGTTCTTGACGGCATCTCGCGGGTTCGTGATCTGGCGAGGCAAGGCCTGGGGGGCGCGATCTACACCCAACTCACGGACGTGGAAGGCGAAGCCAACGGGCTGATGACCTATGACCGGGATAAATTCAAGGTGCCGCCCGACGCGATCCGTGAGCCGATTCAGGCCGTCATCCGGGAAGGCAGCACCGAAAACGATGCGCCGGTTTCCGAGGTTTTGGTGCCCGGTGCGGAGGTATCGCTGAGATGCCTTGGAACCGCCTCGGGGCCGGGGAAGTACCTGGACGGAAGCACGCGCGGCGGGACGATTGGTTTGGCAGCGGCGCTCAACCAGGACCACACCGGCACGCGCTGGCGTGTAGGGCAGGCGGAAGACGGGGCCGTGACGTTGGAATGCCTCGCCGTCGCGGCTGGTGACAAATGGCTCGACGGCAGGACGGCGGAACGGGCGGGAGAAGACCCAAAGGGGGGCGCCGTCGCCTTGGCCGTGAACGCCGGAGGACGTTCAGCCGGCACCAAATGGCAGGTCTGGCGAGTGGTACCGGCCGCAGGTTCCCAACCCGAGGTCGTCGCGCTGAGGTGCCTTGGAGATGTCGACGGACCTCGATGGCTGAATGGCGAACCGCAAAGCGGCACCGTGGACCTGGCGCCGAACCTGGACGCACCCTACACGGGCACCCAATGGGAGGTCCGCCCCTACCAAGCAGCCACCGACTAACTTAACTCAACTACCTGCCGATCCGTACGGCGATGCCTTCTTCTGCAGGCGCCACCGGCAAGCGATCACTGCCGCCTCACGAGTATCCAGCATCCGAGAAACGCACATGGCCGAATTCATCTTCGCTACAGGGATCGAAAACAGTTACCCCCTGACCATGGTCAAAGATGCCGGCGGCATCGTTCGCCCGCTCCGCCGTGACCAGATGAAAGAAACGGGGCATCACGACCTGTGGGAAGAGGATTTTGCACTGGTTGAGAAGCTGGGGATTCCCTTCCTGCGTTATGGTCCGCCCTACTACCTGGTCCAGGAAGCGTCCGGTAAATGCAATTTCAGTCTCAAGCCGGAGCAGATCGGCGCCCATAAGCGGTTCGACATGCGAGAGAGGCTGGACGCCCTCTGCGGCCTGGGCATTACCCCGATCATCGACCTGTGCCACTTCGGGCTGCCGGACTGGGCCACCGGATTTCAAGATTCGTCCTGGCCCGAAAAATTCGCCGGTTACGCAAGGACGTTTGCCGAGACGTTCACAGACGTTGTTCTCTACACCCCCATCAACGAGATCTATGTTGCGGCCAACTTCTCCGGTCAACTGACGCTCTGGAACGAGCGGGCCGGCACCGACTCCGGCTTCGTTGCGGCGCTTTGCAACCTTTGCCGGGCTAATGTCCGCGCCATGGAGGAAATCCTCAAGGTACGGCCCGGGGCGCTGTTTATCCAAAGCGAGTCGTCCGAGTATTTCCATCCCGAAACTGAAAAGGACATTCCGGCAGCTGAGTTTCTCAATTCGAAACGGTTCTTGTCGCTGGACTTGAGTTACGGTCACGCCGTCGATGCCGAAATGTACCGCTACCTCAAAAAGTACGGCATGACCGAGGAAGACTACGAATTCTTTATGACGCCGCGGCCGGCGCTGCTCCAGGCCTGCGTCATGGGCAACGACTATTACAACACCAACGAACATTGGGTGGACGGGGCCGGCACTGCGAACCCGTCAAACTACCGTGAAGCGGGTGAAATCTTCGGCTACTACGTGATCACCCACCAGTACTATGAGCGGTACGGAATGCCCTTTATGCACACCGAGACCAACCGCGCCAACCGGCGCTGGCAGCCTGACGAGTCGTTGGAATGGCTCCAGAAAGAGTGGGCCAACGTCGTGCGGCTGAAGCAGGACCGCGTGCCCATCATCGGGTTCACGTGGTACGGTTTGGTTGACCTGGTCGGGTGGGACAAGCTTCTCGATGAGGGCAACATGGAACCGGTTTGGGCGGGCTTGTGCACCCTCGACCGCGCCATTCGTCCGGTAGGAGAACGTTACCGGAAAATTATCCAGGATTGGCGGCAGGCGCTCCAGGGGCGCGAGATTGAAACCGGAGGGGCCGGCGTTCTGGCGCTCGATGAGGCGGAACGAGGCACCCAGGCCATCGCGCGAGCGAACCGGACGGCGGAGTACATCAAAGCCCTCCCGCGGGGAAGGTTTCAAGTGCGGTAGAACTGTTCCGTTAAGGCGATTCCGTTAAGGCGAGTGCGCCGCCACCCCGTACACAACAGTTGACAATACTTCCGTGCTAAGTCGCCCGTGGCGCTGAGACCGAACGGCGGCCAAACACCGGCTTTGTTCTGCTCCCTTGACCATCGGGGGACGGTTGGCTATGACACAGGGGTCGTGCAAGATCTGCTCAAGCCAAGGCGTTCGCCGGATGTGCCGGAGGTTCTGCTGTTTCCGCCGCTCATCCCGCTTCTAACGTTGGTGGCCGGTGCGCTGTTGGGTCGTTGGCTGCCGTGGCGGCAGTTGGCGCGCCTGGGGCTTGGCCGGCGCCTGGGGATCGGTGGTCCGGCGGTCCTCGCCGGCATGGCCATTGCGGGCAGCGGCGCGCGCACGCTCGCGAACCTGGGCACCAACATCAATCCTTCGCAGCCCACCCTGGCGCTCGCCACGGAGGGCGTTTTCGCCCGCACGCGCAACCCGCTGTACGTGGGCGGGGGGCTGGCTTTTATGGGCTTGACGGTGGGCCTGGCCCTGGATGGGGTCCTGTTACTGCTCGTACCGAGCTTTGTCTTGCTGCATTACGGGGTGGTTCTGCCCGAGGAGCGTTACCTGGAGCGCAAATTTGGCGACCGGTACCGCCGTTATAAGTCGACTGTCCCCAGGTACGGGTGGCGAATCTGAAGGTTCGGGCGAGCAAAAGGGTCAGCCCAGAAAAATGGCCCGTTCAGCGAGAAAGAGGCGGCCTGCCTCATAGGGTGACGCCGCAATGATTGCCGGGCGCCTCCGATGGGCGAGCGGAAAACGGCCCCTTCCCGGCGGTTGGCCAGAGCGTTCGCTCGAGCCCAATCGGCGTATCTTCATTCCCTGGTGGGTCAGTTGTCAAAGTTGTTGGCATTGATTGGCCCACAGATTGGTTCTTGTTCGGCTACGGCGCGCAAGGGTTGCTTCCGGGCCCGGCTTATGCCAGAGGCCCGTAAGCTTCCCGCTTCTACCCTTTCGACGGCCATGGAGGTAAGAGCTTGTCTTGCTTTGCAGGTGCCCGGCCAGCGTTACACCTACCAGATCGTATAAACGGTCCACGCCCAACGGGGCGGCAGACGGTTTGATGGCCTGAAGGGCCAAAGGAACTTAGCCCAGGGTTTACCCTGGGAAGACGTTTCCCCCTCGATCGAGCCCTGAAAGCGCGGCAGAAACCGTGAGCAACGCCCTCTGCCGCCCTTTCAGGGCTCGATTGTGATTTTACGGTTACCCAGGGTAAAACCCTGGGCTATGTTCTACCGGCCCGTCGGGCCTAAGAACCGGCCCGTTAGGTATAAGGCCGATTCAACCGGGTACGGAGCGTCCGCCGGCGCCGGCGCCCCCTGGGCCGGCATTCTACCAAGATAACTATCTGAATCGTATCAGGCGGCGGGTGAGGCGTCGTGAGCGCCTGGGGAGAACCTGCCGCCGGCCGTCAACACCTTACCAACGTTCACCAAGCCCTAACGTGCGGGTCGCCGTCAGTTGCCCTGGCAGCTGAGGCAACTCCATTAACCAAGCCGCTAAGCACCCCAGCGGCGGCTCTTACCGGCACGGGGTTTAACTTACCCCATTGCCGGGCCACGGCTCGCACGGTGGTGCCGGTCAGCGCCGAACCGGCGATATTATGATCCTTCAGGTAGGCAGCGATGCTCACGATCATCACCAAAACCACAACAGCGGTGAGCGGCGCAAAGATGGTTTTCATGGGTCCAATTTTGTCCTCGGCATTTAGTGCAGAGGATTCGATTCACCTCCACCGGACCTTTAAGCACCATAGGTGCCAACATCGCGGCGAGCGTTCGGTGACCCCGGCCGGGCTGACCGAATCCGAGTCACAAGTGGCTCGTGCATAGTCATTTACGACTTCGCCAGCCACATCCAACGGCCGTCATTTGGTCCCGGACGGCGCCGGATCAGGGTCCATCGGGCGCCGGAAACGGTGCTTGGGCCAAGGCCGGCGTGCCGCAAACGGGATCATCCATCTCAATCTCGGGATGGCGCAGAAAAGTTCTCCCTATGCATCCGGACCCGGCCCGCTATGTTTGGCGCCATGCAACGCCCGTTTCATTCGGTTTATGCGCACGGTTTTGTCCGTGCGGTGGTTTGCATCCCGCACGTGCGCGTTGCGGATCCGAATTTCAACCTTGAGCGCACGTTAGGGTTAGCCCGTCGTGCATCGGAAATACATGCAGGCGTGGCGCTATTTCCTGAACTGGGGATTTCAGCCTATTCCAACGAGGACCTGTTTCATCAGGATGTTTTGCTGGACGCCACGGAGGCGGCCATCACCCGGCTCATCACGGAAAGTACGGCATTGTCCCCGGTGCTGCTGGTCGGTGCACCGTTGCGCTTTGAAGGCAAACTGTTCAATTGCGCGCTGGTCATCTACCGCGGGCAGTTGCTCGGCATCGTGCCGAAAAGTTTTCTGCCGAATTACCGTGAGTTTTACGAGAAAAGGCAGTTCAACACCGGGCGAAACGCGGTCCATCGCGAGGTGCTGTTCCTGGGCAAATCGGTGCCGTTCGGCAACGACCTGATCTTTGATGCGTCCAATTACGACGATTTTTCCATCCACGTGGAGATCTGCGAGGATGTCTGGACGCCGATACCGCCCAGCACCTATGCGGCGTTGGCGGGCGCGACGGTGCTGACCAATCTTTCCGCGAGCAACATCACGATCGGCAAAGCCGAATACCGGCGTGACCTTTGCGCCTCGCAATCGGGCAAATGCATTGCCGCATACCTCTACTCTGCAGCCGGCCCGGGAGAGTCCACCACCGATCTGGCCTGGGACGGGCACGCGATCATCTATGAAAACAATGAGTTGCTGGCCGAGGCGGAGCGCTTTTCCACGGATGAACAGATCGTCGTGGCTGACCTTGACCTCGAACGGCTCGCTCAGGACCGGATGCGCCAGACCAGCTTCAACGATGCCGTGGCGGATCATCGCGAGCGCGTCCGCGCCATCCGCCGGGTGGCTTTTGAGTTCCAGGTGCCTGAAGGAAGGATCCCGCTGATCCGGAACGTTGAGCGATTCCCGTACGTCCCGAGCGACCCGTCGGTGCGCCATGATCGCTGCTTTGAGGCTTACAATATTCAGGTGCACGGCTTGCTGAAGCGATTGAAAAACACGGGCCTTGAAAGGGTTGTGATCGGCGTATCGGGCGGCCTCGACTCAACCCAGGCGCTGATTGTCGCGGCCAAAACCACAGACCGGCTTGGATGGCCGCGCGATCGCATCC
Coding sequences within:
- a CDS encoding isoprenylcysteine carboxylmethyltransferase family protein, whose amino-acid sequence is MQDLLKPRRSPDVPEVLLFPPLIPLLTLVAGALLGRWLPWRQLARLGLGRRLGIGGPAVLAGMAIAGSGARTLANLGTNINPSQPTLALATEGVFARTRNPLYVGGGLAFMGLTVGLALDGVLLLLVPSFVLLHYGVVLPEERYLERKFGDRYRRYKSTVPRYGWRI
- a CDS encoding family 1 glycosylhydrolase — translated: MAEFIFATGIENSYPLTMVKDAGGIVRPLRRDQMKETGHHDLWEEDFALVEKLGIPFLRYGPPYYLVQEASGKCNFSLKPEQIGAHKRFDMRERLDALCGLGITPIIDLCHFGLPDWATGFQDSSWPEKFAGYARTFAETFTDVVLYTPINEIYVAANFSGQLTLWNERAGTDSGFVAALCNLCRANVRAMEEILKVRPGALFIQSESSEYFHPETEKDIPAAEFLNSKRFLSLDLSYGHAVDAEMYRYLKKYGMTEEDYEFFMTPRPALLQACVMGNDYYNTNEHWVDGAGTANPSNYREAGEIFGYYVITHQYYERYGMPFMHTETNRANRRWQPDESLEWLQKEWANVVRLKQDRVPIIGFTWYGLVDLVGWDKLLDEGNMEPVWAGLCTLDRAIRPVGERYRKIIQDWRQALQGREIETGGAGVLALDEAERGTQAIARANRTAEYIKALPRGRFQVR
- a CDS encoding NAD(+) synthase, producing MQRPFHSVYAHGFVRAVVCIPHVRVADPNFNLERTLGLARRASEIHAGVALFPELGISAYSNEDLFHQDVLLDATEAAITRLITESTALSPVLLVGAPLRFEGKLFNCALVIYRGQLLGIVPKSFLPNYREFYEKRQFNTGRNAVHREVLFLGKSVPFGNDLIFDASNYDDFSIHVEICEDVWTPIPPSTYAALAGATVLTNLSASNITIGKAEYRRDLCASQSGKCIAAYLYSAAGPGESTTDLAWDGHAIIYENNELLAEAERFSTDEQIVVADLDLERLAQDRMRQTSFNDAVADHRERVRAIRRVAFEFQVPEGRIPLIRNVERFPYVPSDPSVRHDRCFEAYNIQVHGLLKRLKNTGLERVVIGVSGGLDSTQALIVAAKTTDRLGWPRDRILAYTMPGFATSSITLKNAHGLMRALGVTANEIDIRPSCVQMLRDLGHPFAKGERVYDVTFENVQAGERTSHLFRLANFHNGLVLGTGDLSELALGWTTYGVGDHMSHYNVNASVPKTLIQHLIRWVISAGEFNQETNNVLESILNTEISPELVPHESDEQREPAQRTEQKVGPYDLQDFNLYYTTRYGFRPSKVAFLSQHAWEDKARGTWPDGLPVEKHRQYDLPAIKKWLDVFVYRFFKTSQFKRSCLPNGPKVGSGGSLSPRGDWRAPSDAEATIWIDELRHNVPDLN